The sequence below is a genomic window from Falco rusticolus isolate bFalRus1 chromosome 8, bFalRus1.pri, whole genome shotgun sequence.
gctgtcactgtcaCTCCCGCCTGGGTCCTGCCTGCTTTCCGAAAGCAGTGTGAGAAGTACCTGCCTGGCAGCCGTGCCGATGGCATCGCGTCCTGCCACGCTCCGTCTTTGCACATGGCTTTTCTCCGGCAGGTCGATGTGGGAGCAAGGCTGGTGCTGCGCAGGAGATTCTTGTGATAGCGGAGAGTACAGAAgctctcttccctccttcctcctcctggccaGCACAGGGATGTTGAGGCCGGGGCACTTGCTTTCACAAGAGAGTTTTTAaccattttagaaaataatgcaGCTCAATGGATTATAAAATGAAGGCTGCTCTGTGTGGGGAGTCTGTTGCCTGGCAAAGTGTGGTGTGAtgtgaagagcagcacagagcccacTGGCTCCCACAGGAGCCCCTCAGAGGCTGTCCCAGCAGCGACCAGCAGTGGTTTGCTTAATCCACATCCCAGCTGAATGGCACAAAGGCTTTGTGAAAAAACGGGGAGCTGTTTGTGGGAAAGTGTGGCCGGGGGAGGATTCATCCCTCGCTGCTTGGGGTCGCTCGCCCAGCACTATGTACTGGCGGGGTTCTTGCCACCATGCCTCCCTCTGCTAAGGAAACCCCAAACCATATTCGCTCTGCAGCAGCATCGTTTGTTTGGAACGTTTACAGGCAAATACATGGAGCAGCACCCACATGAGCTGCGGGTGGGTCTGTTCTGAGAGCAGCCATCTTCTGCATTTTAGCTCTTTAGGAGGCAAGAAATGAGATTTCTCATGGAAACACCCAAGAGAAATACCCGTACCTCCTGTAAGCGTGGTCAGGGCTGACCCCACGGACCCCGGGAGCCCCCTCCTGCACTGGGAGAGCCCAGGGGGAAGCCTggtgcacagcactgctgcgagcagaggtgctgtgctgggcagggggatCATCCCGAGGGGATTTAACACCTGGGTGGGTTGCTTCTCTCCTCCCTGTCTCCCCTAGGACTCTGCCTTCATGGCCCTGGCATGGAAATGGCAACCCCCCCACTGGTGTAAGAGCAAGgatatatttatttccattagtGTACAACAGGATTAACCATTACCTTGTGCTATGCAGCAATTGTCACATGCAGTACGGATGAAGAGATACAAAAGACCTTTTATTTAGCTGCTGCGTTTGCCTGTCATCATTTAGCCTTGTCCTTTTTGTCTCgatgcaaacagcagctttttgccTTTGTAGCTCTTTGACTCCTGTTGCAGATGCCTGATTTCAAGGGCTAATCCTGTGTTCGGACCTTGCCTAGGACCCCTCTTCTCTTGCATGTTTAGACCCTGTTAGTCCAGCCACAGATGCAAGCCCCAGCCTCTTGCTGCCCTACCTGGTATGGTTTTGCTTGCAAAAGAAGGTGTCACAATTGCAGTCTCCTGCCAGCTTTCCCAGCCAAGCTCTCAGCATCCTCTGGTGTTTCTTTCCAAGAGAGGAAAACGTCAGAAAATCCTTCTCTTGTCACGAAGCAAAGCCAGGGGTTACACACAGGGAGGAAGCAGCTTGAAGGAggggccaggcaggcagcttcTAAAGCTTCAAATGTGGCAGAATATTTCCAGAATGAGTGTGTGCCTGTGGTGCAGTTTTATATTTAACAAGGTGACTTTGAGAACCCAGGATGCCTTCcatttttgcttcaaaaatCTGCAAAGCCAGGTgcaaagaggaggagagggagtggGTGGGAAATCAGGAGACTGAAGTGCCTGTAGCACCGCGGCGGTGGTGGTGGTCATGGGAGCCCTGGTGCTGGAGCAAGACCCTGTGTGTTCAGGGATATGCAAAAGAGATTGTCTCCACCTCAGGGAATTTATAGCCAAGGCTTAAGATTAAAAGTTgagcttttttcatttctgcttcacACTTCTGTGAACTTCACTTTAGGCCTcaaatctgcttttcttgaaATTGGTTTCGAAATTGCTATGGCTCCTTCCATCTGTAAAACGAGGATGGCAGGATTTCTGTGCCATCTGCGGTGCTGTGAAGCTGAAAACAATCATCATTTATAAAGTGCTTTGAGCTCAAATGGGAGGTTCTGTGTAAAAGCAAGGCGCTGCAGGATGAAACGTTCCTTAGTGTGCCAGTTGCATCTGATATCTAAACCAGGGGCTGGGTTGAAATTTTGGAAGAACAGTCTGGTGGTGCAGAGGTAGTGCTCCAGCTGTAAATGTCTTGGCTTGTGTTGTTCGAAAGCCCCTATTCTTTGTTATAAAATTAAGGGACAGAGAAGCCAGTGGCTGCATGTCCCACAAAAATCAGTATCCTACATCCGTGTTCATCTTGAGCACCTCTGATCTTAACAGCCACGATTCACAGAGATGGTGTGatgctggccaccagctggTGGTGTAACAGCACACGCATCGCATATAGGGAACTCAGGGCCACGGTCACAAGTGTTAAGCCTTTCTGAGTGCAATAGGATGCATCTGATGGGAACAGAAGGATGTTCGTTTTCATTTGCAGGGCACGGAGGGGAAGCTGCCTAACCTTTGCCCCAAGACCCACATTTGCCTTTATATTTGCATAAAGCTGGGGGCCAAACTGgtgcaacagaaagcagattgTGGCCAAGTACaacattttaagattaaataGTGCAGTTCCCAGCAACTAATACAAAGCATGCGTGGCAAGCCAGTTGCACTTGCCCGGGCTGAGCTAACACATGGTTGGGGTCAAGCACTTCTAACGGAGCCACTGGTTTCTCCTTTTTCAGACACAAGCCACCAGACCCGCTCCGTCTCCAGCCGCCCCTACTACAGTTTGCCCAACAGCAGCCATGAGAGACGCTCGGTCCTCGCTATCACGGAGCCGCCACGTTTCCATTCCCAAGCCAAAGGCAAGAACGTGCGTCTGGATGCCCACTCCCGCAAGGCCACACGGAGGAACAGTTTCTGCAACGGGGTGACCTTCACTAACCGCCCCATCCATCTCTACGAGAAAGTCAGGCTGAAGCTGGTGGCTGTGCACCACGGCTGGAGCGGAGCCCTGCGCTTCGGCTTCACCATTCACGACCCGTCGCAGATGAGCTCTGACGAGATACCAAAGTACGCCTGTCCGGACCTAGTGACCCGACCTGGATACTGGGCCAAAGCTTTGCCAGAGAGGTTTGCTGTGAGAGACAATATTTTGGCCTTTTGGGTTGACCGTCATGGGAGAGTCTTCTACAGTATTAATGATGAGGAGCCAATATTGTTTCACTGTGGTATTAAAGTTTCCGGTCCTCTCTGGGCACTCATAGATGTCTATGGAATTACCCATGAAGTGCAAATCCTAGGTAAGTGTGTGTTTTGGCCCGTGGCTTGCCCTTCTGGTTGCTGTTTCCACAGAGACATGACTTGTAGAAAAGATGCATCACCTATCTGGTTGATCATTTCTATGGGACACTTAAGAAAACTAATTTACTGTTGGTTTTGTAGCTCAGATtaaccctttttcttttgccagcaGTGGGGATCCAGAAAGCAATGTATTTCAGAGATGTCGGTGATGGGAAGTCCTAAGGCCATGCATTATagcagctgtgggaagggaAATCTTTACATGCAACTTGACCCAGCTTTTTCTGAGCTAGATGTGCTGCTATGGCATGGAAAAACATGGTGCTGCTTTACAGGGAGGAGACAAAGGTGAACAGTTCTGGCTTCCCCTGTTCTTTCCCAGCTACCAGTTACTGCCAGTACACTGGAAAACCACCCCCCATTCCCCAGGAATTTCCTGgtgcccttccccagcccctctctcAGCTCTGGGTTTTGGTCCCCACCTAGGCTGGCAGTTTAACAGACTGCATTTGCAGGCATAACCCAGCTTATCCTTCCCTTACGCATGGGCATCACTGTATATCTGCCAAGCACCAGCTGCAGCGCAGGATGCAGCCCACCAGCTGAAGAGCGTCGCGAAATGGTGGTGTGAGCTCCTGTGTGCTGCAGGATCCTTGGCACTGCATGCCACATCTCCCCTCACCCTGAAGCCGATCACGGCGTGCAGGCGATGCCTGGCTGACTTACCAGCACCATCCCCGGGGAGGGCTGCAAGAGGGGATGAATTTGTTCCCGTTAGTGAACCGAGCCAATTGCCATGGAATGACTTTCCTCTTGTGACTTTTACGGCACTGGAATTTCAAATGAATTCAGTGTTAGATGGAGTGTTTTGAACTGGTCTGCACTACAGGGaatccttttaaaatgcaagagtGTTGCCCTTTCCCTGGAGGCTCCTGTTTTAACAGCCAGACTAGGCTGCACCTGCTGGAGGGGGTGGTGTCTCCATCCTCACACAGAGCAGACACCAGCGATAAGCTGTGAAGTGGTTAATCCAGTGGGAAGGCAGCTTCATCACATATTCTTCTGAATGGTACCAATTATTTTACAGGCGAGAAGGCTATACATAAACAACACtttgccctgcctgctctgcctcaAACGTGTAATTAAACCTTACCAGTAGCTTATCCTGTAATTGCAGATGTGACACTGTCCAGCCTCTGGTGCTCATTGCAGAGGTGAAGGAGCATTTGCTCTACTGGCCAGTGCAGCTGCTTCACCAGAGCAGTCCTTCTTCCTCATTAGATTAtagctagaaaaagaaaatgcagcttatTTCTGCCCACCTAACCCCGcagtcctgcctgcagcatccaAGTGCGCAGAGTGAAAGACTCGGTCTGAAGGCACTTGTACTCtgatttttgatttttatctAAGTGCCAAGCTCCACAAACTGCCCCAGGAATCAGCACAATGCTCAGCCACCTGGGGCACCAGAGGACCCAGCTTCCTTGTTACAGATGTGGTGGTGTCACAGCGGACATGTTTGTCTCCCTGTCTCTTCCTCTCAGAATTTTGCGAGTTGAGAATGCTGTGAAATATAGCTCAAATATGGATGCACAAAATGCATCTTTCAGCATCATGAAGCTTGGATGTGTCTTACTCCTCTATGGGAGCATTTCTTGCCAGATACCCTGTGCTTGCTAGAAGCAGCTGGTCCAGCCATCAGCCTGCACTGGTGGCCTCTCCTGCATGGGCTTCTGAGCAAAGTAAgcctctgctttgcagctgctggaTGGATTTgagtgttttcccttctttggTAAAAGCCTGGTGATTTTCTCATCCAAGGAGCAGGCAGTGTTGGTGCTGGGAtgcttctcccctctccttcttTGGGAAGACCAGGAGTCTGCCTCATTCACACACACTCTTAACACCCATGTGCTTCAagcctgctcagctgcttcACGCTTACCTTCAGAGTGAAGTGACCAAAgtgccccaggcagcgctgcaggtaGAAGGAAGAACACTCCAAAACCTCCCCACAAGTTTAAATCTGCCCTGGGCCTGGCATGGCAAGAGGTGAAAATCTGGGAAATGAATTAAGAGTCAGCATCCTGACTTTCCCTTTGCagtgaaaggggaaaataaccTCTGCTGTAAAAATCTTCTTTGTAACACCTGCAGCAAGTAGCTTTTGTGACAGGCTTTCAATTAAAAATCTGCAGTGGTATGAACACACCTGAGATACGAGGCTTGAAGTCTTCTTGTAAAATGGTCTCTTGTGGACTCACCTGTGCCTAGACACCTCACAGCTTTAAGGCAATGACAAGAAGTGCGAAAAGAATATCTATTCATGCTTGTGCTCCTTTGCCCATTGCTGTGTTGTAGATTTGGCTTGCACAAGACCTTTGGACAAGATATTGAgatgtttccttcttttacaGGGTAACCTCAGAGCTATTAGACCCCTCTACTGAGAAAGCTGTAGGACCGCACTGGTTTACAGCTTTTCCCAGTTCACCAGTGCAAGGAGTTCCCAGATTACATGGGTATTTCATAACACTTGTTTTTCCTCAGCTAGTGCCAAGATGCAGCTATTTCTGCCTGGTCCACATGTGACAATCCACCGCTGGCTGTTCATTAGTGGTTGACCTCTGACTAATTTTCCCATTGTTTTTCCATTCAGAGGAACAGAATTCAGATAATCTGTAGGCTGAAATAATAACAATTGTAACCGTAAAAGTAGGCAATTGTGTCTTGACTCTAATGTCCCTTATCACTGGGTTTATCTCACAGATAGCATGTTTGCAGAGACCATGACCACTGCCCGTCTCAGCACCGCCCGCCTCAGCACTTGCCTTCCACAGAGCAACCATGATTCAGCCAACTTCAATAACAACGAACTGGAAAATAACCAAGTGGTGGCCAAAATTGCAAACCTAAACCTAAGTCGGGTACCAGGACTTGTGACAGACAACCACATCATCCCCTGTTGCCCAAACCGACGGCAGCATGCCCAGGGGgtcccagccttcctggacaCCGACCTGCGGTTCCACCCCACCCGTGGACCTGACATCACCTTTTCTCAGGACCGGATGGTTGCATGCACCAACTGGCAGGAAAGCAATAGGACTTTGGTGTTTTCTGACCGGCCTTTGCACATTGGTGAAAGCCTCTTTGTGGAAGTAGGACATCTTGGGTTGCCATACTACGGGGCCCTTTCATTTGGCATCACTTCTTGTGATCCGAGTACTTTACGGACAAATGAGCTCCCGGCAGATCCAGACTTTCTCTTGGACCGCAAGGAGTACTGGGTGGTTTACCGAGCGTTCCCGGTCCTCAACAGCGGTGACATTCTCAGTTTCATGGTCTTGCCGAACGGAGAGGTGCACCACGGGGTGAATGGAGCCAGCCGAGGAATGCTAATGTGTGTGGACACCTCACAGTCTCTCTGGGTGTTTTTTACAATCCATGGTGTGATCAACCAGCTCAAAATACTGGGTAAGTGCAGCCAAGAGAAATGATAATGGGGAACACCTGGCTGGTGGAGTGTCCTGGGCCAGAATGGGAGCTATGGGTTTGCATTCACAGTGTTGCTTTAGCAGGTGGTCACTGATGTGAGGGAGCAGCTCCTGACCTCACCTTGTGTTTGCAAACAAGAGTTAGTGAGACATAGTAGCTGTTCACATGGAACCTATATAAGTTCCCCAGAAAAGGATGAGATAAAataagcagcaggcagggaggcagaggtggctgggggagggggacagcTAGTTTTCAGAGGGTTTGCTTGAAAAAGGGATTCTTTATAAACCCACTGTTCCGGCCAACAGGTATTAACCTCCTGCCTTGGTAAGGGGGGTGATTTTTGTGAGCGCAGCTCTGGTTTAAGCACAGGTGTTGCTGATGGGCCAGTAGTTGCTCCCCAAGCATTGCCACAGCTCGGGTATCTGGTACCACTTCTGATCTATGGCTGGTGACCAGTTACAGtgcttctcccttcctcttGTTAAGGGTTCTGTcagcaaagcaaatgctgaTGACTTTGTGTGGCAGGTGTTTCTCATTTAAAGCAAcaccccttcccagctgccccTGGTCTTGCAGTGAGACAGTGGTAACTTGaggctgctgctactgctggaGAGACTGGGACCACAGGGAAGTGACTTTCCATCCCAAATGATGGCTGTTAGATACCCTGGTGCTTGCCTCGCTGAAGCACCGAACAGATGTTTTACAATGGTGTAGTGAGGTCCAGGCTCTGAAGGTCACATCCGAAATCCTGCACGTGTATCGTGACCAAGGGACAGCGCTTTGCAGCTGGACTTTACCCTAAAGCACCCCACGCACGGCGGGTGGGAGCAACTCACCGGGCAGAGGCGCATTTAGCTGGGGTTTGGGTGCCCATCGGCCCCGCAGCGGGCTCAGCTCTCTCCTCTGTTTGCAGGCACTGTGCAGTCCAGCCCAGTGACCGTCTCTCCCTCAGGATCCCCCGGCGGCTCGCAGTACGACAGCGATTCAGACATGGCTTTCAGCGTCAACAGGTCGTCGTCTGCTTCGGAGTCATCGCTGGGTAAGGAGCGCCTGGCCCTGGGCACCCTTGTGCCCCCTGCACCGAGACAGCAGTCCAGGCTGACAGGTGGTGCTGGGGCTACACAAGGCAGCAGGGCAACCTTAGGGGGGGGATGTTGCATCTCCTGCTCGGCCAACAGATATAattggaagaaaacatgaagactTTCATGGCCTGAAGAAAGGCTGCGTGTTGCTTCCCACTTTGTCAGTCTGTCTAATGCAAGTGGTCCCTGCAGCGTtgcccttgctgcagcagcagtgctgcaatAGCAGGGGCCGCAGTATCGTGTCTGGGGGGTCTTACACCACCCAGAccactgctttctgctctgccagggctcCGCTGCCACAGGGATGCCCACGTAACCGTTCACGTGCTGGTGTTTGGATCTCGGGCAGACAGCCCTGAGTACCCTGCCCGGTGCAATCTCCGGAACGCGCTGCCgttgtgcagtgctgcagccagccgGCACACCTGGCGAGGCGCAGGAGCACCCTGCGTGGGGCACGGCTTCTTCAGGGGGAGCGGGGCTCTGCACGCCCACACTGTGAAATGGGTGTGCGAAATCACAGCCCTGCTTGGGGGAAGCCCAGGTGAGCCGTGCTCGCCCCATCTGTAGCGAAGGGGTGGCAGGCTCTGCCCGGCGCTGTACCTGTGCTACCAGTTGGAATGGGCTGGGGTTGGTTTGGCCATATGAAACGGGCGATGACTAGGGAAGGAAGAGCCTTAAAAATTGACTTGAGTGTGTGTATGTTGTACAGTGTCAGGTCTGCACCATCCTGGTGACCAAACAAtctcactccttcctcctcttgcagtgactgctcccagctcccccctgagcccccccatCTCTCCCATCTTCCCCGCTCCGGAGCCATCAAGCAGCAAGAACGGGGAATGCACCGTTTGCTTTGACAGCGAGGTGGACACGGTGATCTACACCTGCGGACACATGTGCCTCTGCAACACCTGCGGTCTTAAGCTGAAGAAGCAGCTCAATGCCTGCTGCCCGATCTGCCGACGGGTCATCAAAGATGTTATTAAAATATACCGCCCTTAGTGCCCGGCTCGGGCTGTAGGAAGGGGGAACGCCGCTAGCAGTAACCATGCCTTTCCGTCCCTGCTTATGGGTTATTGTGCTGGTCAGTTGTTATCAAGTGGCTCGTTATCTGTGTTTCCTTATTTGACTGGTAGGGCGCAATTCAGGGATAAAATTGAGCTGAGGATCATGTGGGGCCCAAAGGCACGGCTGCCGTGCTGGCCAGGCTGTGTGCCCATGGGCAAATCTGGGGAATCATGGTCTGGACCTGACCCCCCTGCAAATGAGAAATTTCCCGTGCaaaggctcttttttttcctcctcctctggagGAGGCTTGCTGTGGTACAGGTCAGGAAGGAGAGGTGGCCACTTGGTCAGTGCCAGGTGCCACTGGGCTTCCTGACCCCGAAACCCCAacagctctgggctgctgccGGGTGCTTGCGCTGTGGTGGATCAAAATTAGGACGAGACCCAGTGGGAGGGTTCAAAGTAGACAAAACTGATCTGGACACGTCATGTTCACCTGTGTGAGGGGAACTAGCTAAGGCCAAAATAGTAGCACAGCCAGATTCTcacttgtttgggttttgccCCCCTGAACAGGCTTCTGGGGCATACGGAGAAGCTGGTCTGACTTAGataaagcagcttttgctttctgtggcagAACAGGGACTTTTGGCCAAGGAGCTGAGACCTGGGGAGCAGCCACAGGCTAGCAGTGAGGAGCATGAGCCCACCGAGAGCCCCAGCCAACCCAGctactgctgctctctgcagatgGAGCAGTGGGCAGCGGCGATGGGCTGCCAAGGCACTGCCCGTGTGCCTGGCTGCTGAAGCCATACATTGCAGCCTATGGATGAGGGGGCCGTTTGGATGGGCACGCTGCAATCCTGGCTTAGAAAAAAGCGAGGGGCTACTGCCGTCTGCAATGACGGTGTTTTCCACCTCCCGGCACACGTGCCTGCATTTTGCTCTGCTCCTCTTCACAGGCAGCATCGCTGCCGTCTCGCACCGTCTGCCTGGCtcggctcccccagcccttctcctgcagccagcgctgcagcagggctcagccttcctcctgccccatcaCAGGGACTTTTTGGAGCCTGTggtgagaaattaatttctgactTAGTCCCAGCAGACTCACTTTTTCTCTGGGGACTGCGTATGTGCTGCTTTTACCTGttctttctcctgcctttgcagGTTTCCCAGCACGGCTCCCGGCTGCCCAGACACTGGGTCCCAACAGTAGATGAGAACTTGTTGAGATGAACAGGGATCTATCTTACTTGGCTTTActtgggaggaggaaagaaaaaggctcTGGGGTTATTATCAGGTGCTGGGACTTAAAAGGTAAATGGGTTTCAGCTGTGATATTCCAGCTACAAGGACTGGCAACGGGGGTAGGCTGGGCAGCATCTGAGCATGCAGCATTGGGGCTCGTGTGAGGAGCTCTGtgtcctcctccctgctcctgcaggagctgtgctctATTCTCTACCCTCTGCCCACTTGCATGGTTCTTGTGCAGTCCTTCAACCTCAGCTTGGCTGGTTTCCGGCTGGTCCAGGTcaaagagaggggaagagagaggatgCAAATGGAAGGATGAGAGAGGGGCTGCTGTCATTCTAGCTCGGTGACCACGTGCCACCAAGTGCATAAGAATGGCTTTCTTCAGAAATTGCAATTACTGCATTTTAGTCCAAAAAAGAACAGCCACCCCTGTACATTTCAGGGCCTCTGGGCACAGAGGGGCAGCCTGACATCTTTGGTGTCTGTTACCTTGCCTCCCCATTCACTCTCTCCTCCGAGGTGCCGGTAGCTGTGGATGTGCTGCTGCCCCTCACGGCACTGCTGCCCGGGCGGTGGGTTCAGCGGTGCCAGCAGTGCTGCGCTTGGTTGCTGACCGGCACTCAGCCCCCTCGCCCGCTCTGCCATCAGGGAGAGCACACTCCGGGGAGCAGCTCATCTTCCTCCCACAGCGCAgcaggctgtggctgccagcTCATGGGGTGTggagaaaacctttttttttctccttgaagagctaattaacattttaattaagtgTATAAATGAGAGGCTGCTGTAGAGTGAGATCTCTCACCCTTTGCCCTGCTGTATCATCACGAGAGCCTGCCAGCTTTGCAGAGCCCTTTTTGGAAACTCGGCTCATGCCACTGGCTGTGCCACCGCTGAGCATGTTCAGCCCTCAGCAGAGCCACCAGCACCGTGACTGCAGCACGAGTTCACTTACACCTTTGCAAAAGGAGGCGGCGagggcagctttccagcagctggagccttGCCTGGACCTCCAGGCTGCCCTCTGACCGGGGACTGCAGACCTGCCTTTGTAGGGACCTTCCCAGTCCCCTGTTTTTCAGATCAGGGTCTGGCTGCAGTCAGTGGGCACTGCACTAAGAGCACAGTGACGGCTAGGTAAGTGAGCATGGGATGAAAGACCAGGTGGGTTAGCACCTGCCTGGTGAACGGGCTGCAGTGGGAAGCCTTTGCGTGATGAGGAATTCAAGGAAGTTGTCTGAATCCACAGTGAGTGATGCTAGCTTGAGTCAGGTCTGGGCTAGCGAATGCCAGTGGCCATCCCTGGGGCTGTTGTCCCACTTTCAGGGGTGCCTGGTCTGTTTCAGTGGCTGCACACAGCTATGTGTGTtgtgccagagcagagcccaTTTGCTCTGCTGACACCTCAGGTCCTCAATGAGTGGGGCTAGTTGCATGCCTGGGGTggtgtggtggggtttttgtgttttttttttttttttaagtcagcaAGGAGAAATACCAAATCCACCCCAGCTGTGTCCAAGCTGTTCAGGACACTGCAGCCAGATGCTGACTTTTTGCTGTAGCAGCCGAGACTGGTTTCTAGAAGGGCAGCATCCAGCAGGGCCAGCAAGGGAACCAGCTCAGTCAGGGTCCGGAGCCAGCCGTGCAGTGAGCAGGATGTGAGAGCAGTGGACATGTCACCCTGCTTATCTGAGAGCAATGGGAATTTTCCAAAATAggcctcttaaaaaaaaaaaaaagatttccagGAAAAGGTAGCCTCTTACAGATTTAATTGTTAGTACTCgtattgctattttttttaaacagtccAATGATATATGATTTGTACAGAAGATCTGTTTGTGCCTTATAAGGGTGTCTGTGcactttttatcctttttaaagcaacttttaaaaagaaaaaaaaatcaaccaggGGGAGAAACCAACACAGATCAATGGTAGTTTTATAGAATTTTGTGTTCACGGagaatcttgcttttttttaaatatatatatatatataggagTGAAAAGTGTTTATTTCCATGGATTTGCCCCCCTCTCCTCCTAACGTATTTGTTTAACAAttgaaaaagaggaagcaagagaaaaaaaaaaaaaaaaaaaaaagaagagatgggGGAACTCTTTTTACCTTCCCCCTTTCCAAGACAGTTATTCTCTTATCGTTACCTTTATGATTCAATACTGTGACCTGTACATCATGTTTAAGCTGAATCAGATTTTGGACCTCTGTATTAGGCTTTTCAAGCAAATCATCTGGGGGaccggggcggggaggggggagggcaTCGCACGAGGGAGGGAACTGCACTTCTACCTGTCAGTGCTCTATAGTGTTGTGTTCAGTGCTGTGTGTTTTACTTTTGTCCATTTACCTGTTTtacattaatataattttacttgtttatgaaacaaataaaaccttGGCTTGTAAAGAGTGCTTCTGGgtgtttaaaagcatttgacCTGGAGAGTGAGCAAATCCATTAATTCCAAAGCGTGGCAATACTAACACAGAGTCAGGGCACCTCTGTTCCCCTCAGGTACCTCTGCTTCAAAAAAAGATTAGGTACTTTGAGTACCTTGCATGAGCTTCGCATTGCTTTTGGGAGGTCACCGCACAGTGGCTGCTCCGTCCCTTgatgggcagggcaggggggggtcCTGGCTCATTTAACCTGCCAATGCTTGAAAGTGTGGCCATCCACTGCAGTAAAAGCAGGGTGTATTTTAGGGCTACGGAGGCAGGGGTGTCCTGTGGCACATGCCCTCTCCAAGTGCCCCAAATTCCTTGTCTAACCTGCTCCAGGCTAAAgcaaggcagctgccagcctggtCCCGCTCCCATGGCAGCCTGGGGACCGTGCCGGCTGGGATGCAGACAGGCAGGagagctttttctgttttctttttccttttttttctttgtgtgtgttgctttctttgttttgcagcaaTTCCTGGGCCTGTATTTCATGAGAGGCCAACAGAAGGCTTCTCTTACATCCTGAAGTGTGGCCTGCTGAAGCCAATCGCCCGTCAAGCAGCCTCAGATGTGGTTTGAAGGCGAGTGGAAGAGTTCATTCATAACTCTGCCCTGGCAAGACCACAGCCCTATATAGTTAAGTAAAACCCTCACAAGCCACAGGTGGAGAAAGAGCCCAACAGCGGCTATTTATgccaaaatgcctttttataAACTCTGCTGCCCCACTTTATCCAGAGAGCTGATCCTTTGTCAGCTGCCAACAGACTAATGCTGCCAGCGTCAGGCCACAGAGCAACTTTGCACCACGCTTACTCAACGCT
It includes:
- the NEURL1B gene encoding E3 ubiquitin-protein ligase NEURL1B isoform X2, with product MGNTVHKTLADTSHQTRSVSSRPYYSLPNSSHERRSVLAITEPPRFHSQAKGKNVRLDAHSRKATRRNSFCNGVTFTNRPIHLYEKVRLKLVAVHHGWSGALRFGFTIHDPSQMSSDEIPKYACPDLVTRPGYWAKALPERFAVRDNILAFWVDRHGRVFYSINDEEPILFHCGIKVSGPLWALIDVYGITHEVQILDSMFAETMTTARLSTARLSTCLPQSNHDSANFNNNELENNQVVAKIANLNLSRVPGLVTDNHIIPCCPNRRQHAQGVPAFLDTDLRFHPTRGPDITFSQDRMVACTNWQESNRTLVFSDRPLHIGESLFVEVGHLGLPYYGALSFGITSCDPSTLRTNELPADPDFLLDRKEYWVVYRAFPVLNSGDILSFMVLPNGEVHHGVNGASRGMLMCVDTSQSLWVFFTIHGVINQLKILGTVQSSPVTVSPSGSPGGSQYDSDSDMAFSVNRSSSASESSLVTAPSSPLSPPISPIFPAPEPSSSKNGECTVCFDSEVDTVIYTCGHMCLCNTCGLKLKKQLNACCPICRRVIKDVIKIYRP
- the NEURL1B gene encoding E3 ubiquitin-protein ligase NEURL1B isoform X1; protein product: MGNAESVPRSASGTDTSHQTRSVSSRPYYSLPNSSHERRSVLAITEPPRFHSQAKGKNVRLDAHSRKATRRNSFCNGVTFTNRPIHLYEKVRLKLVAVHHGWSGALRFGFTIHDPSQMSSDEIPKYACPDLVTRPGYWAKALPERFAVRDNILAFWVDRHGRVFYSINDEEPILFHCGIKVSGPLWALIDVYGITHEVQILDSMFAETMTTARLSTARLSTCLPQSNHDSANFNNNELENNQVVAKIANLNLSRVPGLVTDNHIIPCCPNRRQHAQGVPAFLDTDLRFHPTRGPDITFSQDRMVACTNWQESNRTLVFSDRPLHIGESLFVEVGHLGLPYYGALSFGITSCDPSTLRTNELPADPDFLLDRKEYWVVYRAFPVLNSGDILSFMVLPNGEVHHGVNGASRGMLMCVDTSQSLWVFFTIHGVINQLKILGTVQSSPVTVSPSGSPGGSQYDSDSDMAFSVNRSSSASESSLVTAPSSPLSPPISPIFPAPEPSSSKNGECTVCFDSEVDTVIYTCGHMCLCNTCGLKLKKQLNACCPICRRVIKDVIKIYRP